A window of Acinonyx jubatus isolate Ajub_Pintada_27869175 chromosome E4, VMU_Ajub_asm_v1.0, whole genome shotgun sequence contains these coding sequences:
- the LOC106988430 gene encoding small G protein signaling modulator 1-like isoform X2, whose product MDPVDGPIVASLLVGPRALEYTKMKTADHFWTDPSADELVQRHRIHSSHLWQDSPTKRPALCIQKRHSSGSMDDRPSLSARDCVESLHQNSRATLLYGKNNVLVQPVRDIWDPDLPQGVWLPVIQEEFPLVPGCSSIHPCICPHLHLSIHSSI is encoded by the exons ATGGACCCGGTGGATGGCCCCATCGTTGCGTCTTTGTTGG TGGGGCCCCGTGCCCTGGAGTACACCAAGATGAAGACTGCAGATCACTTCTGGACTGACCCCTCGGCCGACGAGCTTGTCCAGAGGCACCGCATCCACAGCTCGCACCTGTGGCAGGACTCACCCACCAAGCGTCCAGCCCTCTGT ATCCAGAAGAGACATTCAAGTGGCAGCATGGACGACCGACCATCCCTTTCTGCCCGTGACTGTGTTGAGTCCCTGCACCAGAACTCCCGGGCCACGCTCCTCTATGGCAAGAACAATGTTCTGGTTCAGCCGGTGAGAGATATCTGGGACCCAGATCTTCCACAGGGGGTCTGGCTTCCAGTTATACAGGAGGAGTTCCCTCTGGTTCCAggttgttcatccattcatccatgcatCTGTCCAcatctccatctctccatccattcCTCCATATGA